Genomic DNA from Edaphobacter lichenicola:
ATTCATCGATCGGAGCGATGTAGTACTCGGCCTGCGCGAGCCCATGAGCATGGCCCACCCGGTTGACCAGCAGGGCTTCGACATCGGGCAGGAGGCGGCTCAATGGCCGATTACCCTCTGCAATCTCATTCCACGCTTCGAGCGGCAGCAGCGACTCGACCGCGCCCGCCGGGCTAGGATAGAGCGCTATGACTCTGCCTTCGATGCTCGAGCGAAAGAAGAACGCCATGTTAATTGGAATGAGCAGGCTCTCCCACTGTCCGTCAGTCATCTCGAAGTCGATCAGGTGCTGAGCACGGCGGGAGACGCGCTTGTACTTTGACTTCTCCATTCCATCGAAGAGCATGGCGCATGCATCGCAGGCACACAGGATCTGCCGCGAAGTCAACTCCACCAGGTGCGGGTGGTCCTGCGCCAGCCCCGCGCTGCATAACTCGCACTGCTCCAGCGGACGCGATGCGGAACGTCGTGCGCGCGTGAACTGACGCAGCGCTCCGAAGGCCTGTTCGAATGGCGGCAGGGTCTCCTCATTCATAGCAAACTCTTTTCGTGATCGTCGAGGGTGCTCTCAATCGACACCATCTCTTTCCAGGGGATTGCCGGTGGCACCTACCCCTGCGAGCC
This window encodes:
- a CDS encoding DUF5947 family protein, producing the protein MNEETLPPFEQAFGALRQFTRARRSASRPLEQCELCSAGLAQDHPHLVELTSRQILCACDACAMLFDGMEKSKYKRVSRRAQHLIDFEMTDGQWESLLIPINMAFFFRSSIEGRVIALYPSPAGAVESLLPLEAWNEIAEGNRPLSRLLPDVEALLVNRVGHAHGLAQAEYYIAPIDECYKLVGLIRTNWRGLSGGAAVWTEIGRFFLELRSKADPVGGEANA